One window of Helicobacter sp. MIT 99-5507 genomic DNA carries:
- a CDS encoding Do family serine endopeptidase: MKSLNILAIPFLFLSAFNFQEMPSVTQRNNASTSQNSIYSYSNAINEVKKSVVNISTQKKVTNNIGNHPMFNDPLFRQFFGDLYNNMPQDRVERSLGSGVIISSDGYIVTNNHVIDGADKILVSLSDGSKKEYEAKIIGKDPRSDLAVIKIEKKNLSFAKLGDSNDLMVGDIVFAIGNPFGVGESVTQGIISALNKTGIGINDYENFIQTDASINPGNSGGALVDSRGALIGINTAILSRTGGNHGIGFAIPSDMVKKITSVLIEKGSIDRGFLGVGIQDVTDNLSNLYGGRNGAVLVNVDNNGAAKKAGLKVWDLIIAVNNKPVQNASELKNMIGSFSPNEVITIKYIRDKKEYTAKVKLDKLESDEVAQAKQTQNNNTSANKNYGLSVENITSQMRQANRLPNNFNGIIVSNVIENSKADEAGFEKGDIISQIEDITINNTKDFNNAMKKYQNQAKRILVYKRGGAKTLVLN, translated from the coding sequence ATGAAATCATTAAATATTTTAGCTATTCCATTTTTGTTTTTAAGTGCATTTAATTTTCAAGAAATGCCATCGGTTACACAAAGAAACAATGCTAGCACATCTCAGAATTCTATTTATTCATATAGTAACGCCATAAATGAAGTCAAAAAAAGTGTGGTAAATATATCAACACAAAAAAAAGTAACAAACAATATTGGCAATCACCCTATGTTCAATGACCCATTGTTTAGACAATTTTTTGGGGACTTATACAATAATATGCCACAAGATAGGGTGGAACGTTCACTTGGGAGCGGTGTTATTATATCAAGCGATGGATATATAGTTACAAATAATCATGTAATAGATGGAGCAGATAAGATTCTAGTATCGCTTTCTGATGGCTCAAAAAAAGAATATGAAGCAAAAATAATAGGCAAAGATCCAAGAAGTGATTTGGCGGTGATTAAGATAGAGAAAAAAAATCTTTCTTTTGCAAAGCTAGGTGATAGCAATGATTTAATGGTAGGCGATATTGTATTTGCAATAGGGAATCCTTTTGGTGTTGGAGAAAGTGTAACACAAGGAATCATATCCGCCCTTAATAAAACGGGAATTGGAATAAATGACTATGAAAACTTTATACAAACTGATGCATCAATAAATCCGGGGAATTCAGGTGGCGCGCTTGTAGATTCTCGTGGTGCATTAATTGGAATAAATACTGCAATACTTTCAAGAACAGGTGGAAATCATGGCATAGGCTTTGCAATACCATCTGATATGGTAAAAAAAATTACAAGTGTATTAATAGAAAAAGGTAGCATTGATAGAGGTTTCCTAGGAGTTGGAATTCAAGATGTAACTGATAATTTATCTAATTTATATGGTGGTAGAAATGGGGCAGTTTTAGTAAATGTAGATAACAATGGAGCTGCTAAAAAAGCAGGGTTAAAAGTATGGGATTTAATCATTGCTGTAAATAATAAACCTGTGCAAAATGCATCAGAATTAAAAAATATGATAGGTTCTTTTAGTCCAAATGAAGTTATCACAATAAAATATATAAGAGACAAAAAAGAATACACAGCAAAAGTAAAATTAGATAAATTAGAAAGCGATGAGGTAGCACAAGCAAAACAAACACAAAATAATAATACATCAGCTAATAAAAACTATGGATTAAGCGTAGAAAACATAACAAGTCAAATGAGACAAGCAAATAGACTTCCTAATAATTTTAATGGAATAATTGTTAGCAATGTCATAGAAAATAGCAAAGCTGATGAGGCTGGGTTTGAAAAAGGTGATATTATCTCTCAAATAGAGGATATAACGATAAATAATACAAAAGACTTTAATAATGCTATGAAAAAATACCAAAATCAAGCAAAAAGAATATTAGTTTATAAAAGAGGTGGAGCAAAGACTTTAGTATTAAACTAA
- the ruvC gene encoding crossover junction endodeoxyribonuclease RuvC codes for MNILGIDPGSRNCGYAIINSQKNKINLIEAGLIKIKTTDFKEQILELISGLDLIFKSKKIDIVVIENVFYAYNPKSVLKLAQFRGAIVCKVMQEFGNFYEYTPLQIKKSITGNGKADKIQVSFMVRRILGIKNEIKPLDVTDAIAIAITHHNCNK; via the coding sequence ATGAATATTTTAGGTATTGATCCAGGAAGTAGAAATTGTGGATATGCAATAATTAATAGTCAAAAAAATAAGATAAATTTAATTGAAGCTGGACTTATAAAAATCAAAACTACAGATTTTAAAGAACAGATTCTAGAGCTTATAAGTGGTCTTGATTTGATATTTAAGAGTAAAAAAATTGATATTGTTGTAATAGAAAATGTATTTTATGCTTATAATCCAAAGAGTGTTTTAAAATTGGCACAATTTAGAGGTGCTATTGTTTGTAAAGTAATGCAAGAGTTTGGGAATTTTTATGAATATACACCACTTCAAATAAAAAAATCAATCACAGGCAATGGAAAGGCAGATAAGATTCAAGTTTCATTTATGGTAAGAAGAATCTTAGGAATTAAAAATGAAATAAAACCTCTTGATGTTACAGATGCAATTGCAATTGCAATAACGCATCACAATTGCAATAAATAA
- the dnaA gene encoding chromosomal replication initiator protein DnaA, with product MIWDIILKELESKITQEQYNKYIKNLVFDEKNSKSDLKILLANNIFIANWVNRNYADKIAILFENETEIKPTIKIKVKEIKENRRNKTQYDTKIVQINKKQSIINPSLTFETFVVGESNKFAFKVSEKVAQNQGTLYNPLFISGDTGLGKTHLLNAIGNYNIGKKNVILINCEEFLNDFTYNLANKTMDKFRNKYRNCDYLLVDDIQFLIGKLQTQEEFFHTLNVLKENNKQLVFTSDKQIKDLGIEERLKSRFQNGVTAQIQAPELETKIAIIKKKCEIDLIQLNDEIINFIATNVNNNIRTIEGILMTINSYASVFNQEITIDFVKNAIKSFKNTNIEKITINNIVNETSKYLNIKPADIKSKKRTKDILLAKKIVIYLGRKLTRNSMPELANFLEFKDHSSISKAMKKIQKEIENNKELELKIEEIENKIKDSKINN from the coding sequence ATGATTTGGGATATTATACTAAAAGAATTAGAGAGTAAAATCACACAAGAACAATATAATAAATATATAAAAAATTTAGTATTTGATGAAAAAAATTCAAAATCAGATTTAAAGATTCTACTTGCAAATAATATTTTTATAGCAAATTGGGTAAATAGAAATTATGCAGACAAAATTGCTATTTTATTTGAAAATGAAACAGAAATAAAACCAACAATAAAAATAAAAGTCAAAGAAATAAAAGAAAATAGAAGAAATAAAACTCAATATGATACAAAAATCGTTCAAATAAATAAAAAACAATCCATCATAAATCCATCATTGACTTTTGAAACATTTGTAGTTGGAGAATCTAACAAATTTGCATTCAAAGTATCAGAAAAAGTAGCCCAAAATCAAGGCACTTTATATAATCCATTATTTATTAGTGGCGATACGGGACTTGGAAAAACTCATTTATTAAATGCTATTGGTAATTATAATATAGGCAAAAAAAATGTAATTTTAATAAATTGTGAAGAATTTCTAAATGACTTTACATATAATTTAGCAAATAAAACTATGGATAAATTTAGAAATAAATATCGAAATTGTGATTATTTATTAGTGGATGATATTCAATTTTTAATAGGAAAGCTTCAAACTCAAGAAGAATTCTTTCATACACTAAATGTATTAAAAGAAAATAATAAACAATTAGTTTTTACATCAGATAAACAAATAAAAGATTTAGGTATAGAAGAAAGATTAAAATCTAGATTCCAAAATGGTGTAACAGCACAAATCCAAGCTCCAGAATTAGAAACAAAAATAGCAATCATAAAAAAGAAATGTGAAATTGATTTGATACAACTAAATGATGAAATCATAAATTTTATAGCAACAAATGTAAATAATAATATTAGAACAATTGAAGGAATTTTAATGACTATAAATTCATATGCTTCAGTTTTTAATCAAGAAATAACAATAGATTTTGTTAAAAATGCTATTAAAAGTTTTAAAAATACAAATATAGAAAAAATAACAATAAATAATATAGTAAATGAAACATCAAAATATCTAAATATAAAACCAGCAGATATAAAAAGTAAAAAAAGAACAAAAGATATACTTCTAGCAAAAAAAATAGTAATTTATTTAGGTAGAAAACTAACAAGAAATTCTATGCCAGAATTAGCAAACTTCTTAGAATTTAAAGATCATAGCTCAATTAGTAAAGCAATGAAAAAAATACAAAAAGAAATAGAAAATAATAAAGAATTAGAATTAAAAATAGAAGAAATAGAAAATAAAATTAAAGATTCAAAAATAAATAATTAA
- the dnaN gene encoding DNA polymerase III subunit beta, with the protein MKIKINKSKLENIISNFQPFLEKRDNSQITSHILIETKENTLILKATDYEIGIMTKIQDENIKTEEKITVNGKEILNVLKSLKDNEIELISNEDELEIKQEKTKIKLQSFIGDNFPEFPNDYKNSKINIDSNNIINSLKKIFPVIEPNSSRMEIRNALIDIKDSQIRFVATDTKRLEVISFNNPSIEKISFMFPRRAIIEIQKFFNGEANIYFKENNIIIENDTNIFFTRIPNSNFLDYERVIPKDINIKYKIKIDKEKMIESLKIISSVSKKVKLNFDKEKITFESINDSDSKAITEIEIDKELNKEFIDSIDDNIEICVTSQHILEYIKNIDSIHFEFGINENKNSACLLKSDNFILVVIPTIM; encoded by the coding sequence ATGAAAATAAAAATAAATAAAAGCAAACTAGAAAATATCATAAGCAATTTTCAACCATTTTTAGAAAAAAGAGACAATAGTCAAATAACATCTCACATATTAATAGAAACTAAAGAAAATACATTAATCCTAAAAGCAACAGATTATGAAATAGGAATAATGACAAAAATACAAGATGAAAATATAAAAACAGAAGAAAAAATAACTGTCAATGGAAAAGAAATATTAAATGTCTTAAAAAGTCTAAAAGATAACGAAATAGAATTAATTAGCAATGAAGATGAGCTTGAAATAAAACAAGAAAAAACAAAAATAAAATTGCAAAGCTTCATAGGAGATAATTTTCCAGAGTTTCCAAATGATTATAAAAATTCAAAAATAAATATAGATTCAAATAACATAATAAATTCACTTAAAAAAATATTTCCAGTAATAGAACCAAATAGTTCAAGAATGGAAATAAGAAATGCTTTAATAGATATAAAAGATTCTCAAATAAGATTTGTAGCAACAGATACAAAAAGACTTGAAGTAATAAGCTTTAACAATCCATCAATAGAAAAAATAAGTTTTATGTTTCCAAGAAGAGCAATAATTGAAATTCAAAAGTTTTTTAATGGAGAAGCAAATATATATTTCAAAGAAAATAACATAATAATAGAAAATGATACAAATATATTCTTTACTAGAATCCCAAATAGTAATTTTCTTGATTATGAAAGAGTTATTCCAAAAGATATAAATATAAAATATAAAATAAAAATTGATAAAGAAAAAATGATTGAATCTCTAAAAATAATAAGCTCTGTATCAAAAAAAGTAAAATTAAACTTTGATAAAGAAAAAATAACATTTGAATCCATAAATGACAGTGATTCAAAAGCTATAACAGAAATAGAAATTGATAAAGAATTAAATAAAGAATTTATAGATTCTATTGATGATAATATAGAAATATGTGTAACATCACAGCATATATTAGAATATATAAAAAATATAGATTCTATACATTTTGAATTTGGAATTAATGAAAATAAAAATTCAGCTTGTTTATTAAAAAGTGATAATTTTATATTAGTTGTTATACCAACAATTATGTAG
- the gyrB gene encoding DNA topoisomerase (ATP-hydrolyzing) subunit B → MMNNEYSSKNIKVLKGLEAVRKRPGMYIGDTNINGLHHMVYEVVDNSIDEAMAGFCSKINITLTKYGSVIVEDNGRGIPIDLHEGENLPAATVVLTVLHAGGKFDKDTYKVSGGLHGVGVSVVNALSKKLIMTIHKNGNIYSQEFSKGIPQNDLTIIGKTTKNGTIIEFIPDETIMEVTDFDSRILKNRFKEMAYLNKNIEINFIDENTDIKERFCFEGGLKEFVNDINDKELISQIISFNDKDGELEIDIALAYNNSYSEKLLSFVNNIRTIEGGTHESGFRMGLSRAIMNYIDTNANARDKDAKIQGDDIREGLVAIVSARVMDPQFEGQTKGKLGNSFVRNIVQKITYEKISKFFEENPNDAKAIIQKAMLAAKGREAAKRARELTRKETNSFGTLPGKLADCQSKDPTISEIFLVEGDSAGGSAKTGRDRTYQAILPLRGKILNVEKSNINRILKTDEIINMITAFGCGIDKEFDIKKLRYHKIILMTDADVDGSHIQTLLLTFFYKYLRPLIENGHIYIAQPPLYLFKKGKKNIYLKDDKHLSSFLIENGIENFNFSGIGNNELIDILKNISNYRALLKQLEKRYFSSNIIRFLIENDDLKNLSLIDLSIRMEEYLKANNCNILNKVENIDNIILFTQTKLGLQELNINNKIFYDNQFIDTKNIFDKIKDRELSFLENKDLIEFLEEIEDSAKKGATIQRYKGLGEMNPDQLWETTMTKENRSLLKVKIDDIENSDRILSLFMGSEVEPRREFIQEHAKEVKNLDV, encoded by the coding sequence ATGATGAATAATGAATATAGCTCAAAAAATATAAAAGTTTTAAAAGGTTTAGAAGCCGTTAGAAAACGTCCAGGGATGTATATTGGAGACACAAATATAAATGGTCTTCATCATATGGTATATGAAGTCGTTGATAATTCAATAGATGAAGCTATGGCAGGATTCTGCTCAAAAATAAATATAACTCTTACAAAATATGGAAGTGTTATTGTAGAAGATAATGGAAGAGGAATCCCAATAGATTTACACGAAGGTGAGAATCTACCAGCTGCAACTGTTGTTCTTACCGTGCTTCATGCTGGTGGAAAATTTGATAAAGACACTTATAAAGTTTCTGGTGGTCTGCATGGAGTTGGTGTAAGTGTTGTAAATGCTCTAAGTAAAAAACTTATTATGACAATACATAAAAATGGAAATATTTATTCCCAAGAATTTTCAAAAGGGATTCCACAAAATGATCTAACAATAATAGGTAAAACTACAAAAAATGGAACTATTATTGAATTTATTCCAGATGAAACGATTATGGAAGTTACTGATTTTGATAGTAGAATCTTAAAAAATCGCTTTAAAGAAATGGCTTATCTAAATAAAAATATAGAAATTAATTTTATAGATGAAAATACAGATATAAAAGAAAGATTCTGTTTTGAAGGTGGATTAAAAGAATTTGTAAATGATATAAATGATAAAGAATTAATCTCACAAATTATAAGTTTTAATGACAAAGATGGCGAATTAGAAATTGATATTGCTCTTGCTTATAATAATTCATATAGTGAAAAATTATTGAGCTTTGTTAATAATATTAGGACAATTGAAGGTGGCACACATGAAAGTGGCTTTAGAATGGGTCTTAGTAGAGCAATAATGAATTATATTGATACAAATGCAAATGCTAGAGACAAAGATGCAAAAATACAAGGTGATGATATAAGAGAAGGTTTGGTTGCAATTGTTTCTGCTAGAGTGATGGATCCACAATTTGAAGGACAAACAAAAGGCAAACTTGGGAATTCATTTGTTAGAAATATTGTCCAAAAAATAACTTATGAAAAAATTTCTAAATTTTTTGAAGAAAATCCAAATGATGCAAAAGCTATCATTCAAAAAGCTATGCTTGCAGCAAAAGGACGAGAAGCAGCAAAAAGAGCTAGAGAATTAACAAGAAAAGAAACAAATAGTTTTGGAACACTTCCTGGAAAACTTGCAGATTGCCAAAGCAAAGATCCAACTATTTCAGAAATATTTTTAGTAGAGGGAGATTCTGCTGGTGGTAGTGCAAAAACTGGTCGAGATAGAACCTATCAAGCAATACTTCCTCTTAGAGGAAAAATACTAAATGTTGAAAAAAGTAATATTAATAGAATCTTAAAAACTGATGAAATTATAAATATGATTACAGCTTTTGGATGTGGAATTGATAAAGAATTTGATATTAAAAAGCTTAGATATCATAAAATTATTTTGATGACAGATGCTGATGTTGATGGTAGTCATATTCAAACACTTCTTCTTACATTTTTCTACAAATATCTAAGACCATTAATAGAAAATGGACATATTTATATAGCACAGCCACCTTTATATCTATTCAAAAAAGGTAAAAAGAATATATATCTAAAAGATGATAAACATTTAAGTTCATTCTTGATTGAAAATGGTATTGAAAATTTTAATTTTAGTGGTATTGGAAATAATGAATTAATAGATATTTTAAAAAATATTTCTAATTATAGAGCTTTATTAAAACAACTAGAAAAAAGATATTTTTCTAGTAATATTATTAGATTTTTAATTGAAAATGATGATTTGAAAAATCTAAGTTTGATTGATTTATCTATAAGAATGGAAGAATATTTAAAAGCTAATAATTGCAATATATTAAATAAAGTAGAAAATATTGATAATATTATTTTATTTACCCAAACAAAGCTAGGTCTTCAAGAATTAAATATAAATAATAAAATCTTTTATGATAATCAATTCATAGATACAAAAAATATATTTGATAAGATAAAAGATAGAGAATTATCATTTTTAGAAAATAAAGATTTAATAGAATTTTTAGAAGAAATAGAAGATTCAGCTAAAAAAGGTGCAACTATACAAAGATATAAAGGTTTAGGTGAGATGAATCCAGACCAATTATGGGAAACTACAATGACAAAAGAAAATCGCTCTTTACTTAAAGTAAAAATAGATGATATAGAAAATAGCGATAGAATATTATCTTTATTTATGGGTAGTGAAGTAGAACCAAGAAGAGAATTTATCCAAGAACATGCAAAAGAAGTAAAAAATCTTGATGTTTAA
- a CDS encoding argininosuccinate synthase: MTNIKKVVLAYSGGLDTSVILKWLIDTYHCEVITFTADIGQGEEVESAREKAINLGIKKENIFIEDLKEEFVKDFVFPMFRANTIYEGEYLLGTSIARPLIAKRLVEIAKKVGADAISHGATGKGNDQVRFEIGAYALNPDIKVIAPWREWDLNSREKLLSYAQDSGIKIEKKKNQSPYSMDANLLHISYEGQILEDPNIAPNEDMWRWSVSPKDAPDKSTIITIEFKNGDGIAINGEKLTPANFWEKLNKFGAENGIGRLDLVENRYVGMKSRGCYETPGGTIYLKAHRAIESLCLDREEAHLKDSIMPKYAELIYNGYWFSPERYALQALIDKTQEKVEGIVKLELYKGNITILGRESKNSLFNAAYSTFEEDSVYNQKDAAGFIKLNALRFIIAGKNGKK, translated from the coding sequence ATGACAAATATAAAAAAAGTAGTTTTAGCATATAGTGGCGGACTTGATACAAGTGTAATTTTAAAATGGCTTATAGATACTTATCATTGTGAAGTAATTACATTTACTGCAGATATAGGACAAGGCGAAGAAGTAGAAAGTGCTAGAGAAAAAGCAATAAATTTAGGGATAAAAAAAGAAAATATTTTTATTGAAGATTTAAAGGAAGAATTTGTTAAAGATTTTGTATTTCCTATGTTTAGAGCAAATACAATTTATGAAGGAGAATATTTACTTGGCACAAGCATAGCAAGACCACTAATTGCAAAAAGATTAGTAGAAATTGCAAAAAAAGTAGGAGCTGATGCAATATCTCATGGAGCAACAGGAAAAGGAAATGATCAAGTAAGATTTGAAATAGGCGCATATGCACTAAATCCAGATATAAAAGTAATTGCACCTTGGAGAGAATGGGATTTAAATAGTCGTGAAAAATTATTATCTTATGCACAAGATTCTGGAATAAAAATAGAAAAGAAAAAAAATCAATCACCATATTCAATGGATGCAAATCTTCTTCATATAAGTTATGAAGGACAGATTCTAGAAGATCCAAATATAGCACCAAATGAAGATATGTGGAGATGGAGTGTAAGTCCAAAAGATGCTCCAGATAAATCTACAATAATAACAATAGAATTTAAAAATGGTGATGGAATAGCAATAAATGGAGAAAAATTAACTCCAGCAAATTTTTGGGAAAAATTAAATAAATTTGGTGCTGAAAATGGAATAGGACGACTTGATTTAGTAGAAAATAGATATGTAGGAATGAAAAGTCGAGGTTGTTATGAAACTCCAGGAGGCACAATTTATCTAAAAGCTCATCGTGCAATAGAATCTCTTTGCCTTGATAGAGAAGAAGCACATTTAAAAGATTCTATCATGCCAAAATATGCCGAGCTTATTTATAATGGATATTGGTTTAGCCCTGAAAGATATGCTTTACAAGCTTTGATTGATAAAACACAAGAAAAAGTTGAAGGAATTGTAAAACTTGAACTTTATAAAGGAAATATAACAATATTAGGAAGAGAATCTAAAAATTCACTCTTTAATGCAGCATATAGCACATTTGAAGAAGATAGTGTATATAATCAAAAAGATGCAGCAGGATTTATTAAACTAAATGCTTTAAGATTTATTATTGCTGGAAAAAATGGTAAGAAATAA
- a CDS encoding chemotaxis protein, whose protein sequence is MENLSKIDQITSLHKNNELQLLCFRLDSKSDLYATNVFKIREVIKYDGDITVISYEKSSLIEGLLTIRDLTIPLIDLKKWFYYDSNNKEKDISKHIIKNTSINGDIIMICEFSRWTIGVRIYEADRILSKKWTEIEQSSGIIGGGNNNKLIGRTRYFNGELVQIVDIEKMLVDVFPWIEEDKEKELKKLGKVNTKKIILVADDSPVVLKTLQLILNKLGVEHYDFINGKKILDYLFDKDTDLEQIGMIITDLEMPETSGFEVIKQVKQNPRTAHLPIVVNSSMSGNSNEEMAMSLQANEFISKSNPLEIEACIKKYLS, encoded by the coding sequence ATGGAAAACTTATCTAAAATTGATCAGATAACTAGCCTTCATAAAAATAATGAACTACAATTATTATGTTTTCGTCTAGATTCTAAAAGTGATTTATACGCTACCAATGTATTTAAAATAAGAGAAGTAATAAAATACGATGGCGATATAACAGTAATAAGCTATGAAAAAAGTTCTCTTATAGAAGGTTTACTAACTATTAGAGATCTTACTATTCCGCTAATAGACTTAAAAAAGTGGTTTTATTATGATAGTAATAATAAAGAAAAAGATATATCAAAACATATTATAAAAAATACATCTATAAATGGTGATATTATCATGATTTGTGAATTTAGTAGATGGACTATAGGTGTTAGAATCTATGAGGCTGATAGAATCCTTAGCAAAAAATGGACGGAAATAGAGCAGAGTTCTGGAATTATTGGAGGCGGAAATAATAATAAATTAATAGGCAGGACTAGATATTTTAATGGAGAATTAGTCCAAATTGTAGATATTGAAAAAATGCTTGTTGATGTATTTCCTTGGATTGAAGAGGATAAAGAAAAAGAATTAAAAAAACTAGGAAAAGTAAATACTAAAAAAATAATTTTGGTAGCTGATGATAGCCCTGTTGTTTTAAAAACACTTCAATTGATACTTAATAAACTTGGTGTCGAGCATTATGATTTTATAAATGGTAAAAAAATATTAGATTATTTATTTGATAAAGATACGGATTTAGAACAAATTGGAATGATTATTACAGATTTGGAGATGCCAGAAACATCTGGATTTGAAGTGATAAAACAAGTAAAACAGAATCCTAGAACTGCTCATTTGCCTATTGTTGTAAATTCATCTATGAGTGGAAATAGTAATGAAGAAATGGCTATGTCATTGCAGGCAAATGAATTTATTTCAAAGTCAAATCCACTTGAAATTGAAGCTTGTATCAAAAAATATTTATCATAA